From the Psilocybe cubensis strain MGC-MH-2018 chromosome 6, whole genome shotgun sequence genome, the window GGATCATTCAATCTGGGGGACGATAGGGAATAAGTCTGGACGGTGCACACGGTACCCAGAGAAAGATACTGACCTGCTGGAGCTCGCCATCAGGGGCGGTGAGGAGGGACGGAGGCTGGGGGGCTCAGCCTGCGGAGCCTGGAAATGGGAGTAGTTGGATTAGAGGCAAGACAGGATTGAAGGACAGAGAGTCCAGTCAACTGTAACCACTGCGCTAAGGGAAGACTCCGTGATCCACGTGCTTACCAGAGTTATCATTCTAGACTGTGACCACATCACTGCACGTCACACTGCCTCCATCTTTCCTTTAACATACCCTTGCATTGTCGCTGGTCTGTGGGTTCCCCTTCATTATCGATGGTTTGCAGAGCCATTTGTCTAATAGGCTGCTTGTCTCTTTACTTTTGCCCATTGTTGAACTCTAGTCAATCGCGAATGCGTGCTTTTAATGTCCGTCTAGTTCGGCGGCAACTATCTTGTCCTTGTGAACAACGCACCCATTAAATTGCAGTCAATTCAGACGACCCTAGCGACACCTTTCCATGCTTATATCACGTCTGGCCTCTTTCTTGCATCGTACTTTAGTACTCAAGTGTCTGGCCAACTCTTCTGAACCGTCCGTCATCCCAGGCTAACCTGATTTAACGGCCAGCAGACGGATACTCTGCTTTCTGCAATGATCTTCTGTTCATTAGCAAGATAAGCGCTCGTTCCATGACTGGGGAGCTGTTAACGGGAAAAACGGCTGCGTTGCTGAAGGCTCTTTCTATCCAGATTGTGAAAACATGTCACACTGTCGCTTGTCCGCCAAAAAGAGTTACTGTGCACCAAGACCAAGTGTATTAGTCTGTCATCTCACACAATCTCTCCTGATGCCAACTACTGCCCGTTATACTCGTCTCTCTGGACCACTTATAAAGAACGAAACGCTAGGGGCTTCCCAGATCCACTGTGATTGAGCTAATCGATACAAAGGTCGTGCTGATACCAATGGATTTTGGATACATGCCTCCATGAGCAGCTTTCCCCTTTTCATCAATTGACCGTTGATGTGTTTATTTACACTATTTACATTATCTACTTACTTGCTCTTTAGAACAATTAACATTTAGAACACAAATGTTAATTTGTCATCGGTCACTGCCTTAGGTCATTCACGGACTCACTTAGGTCTACTTAAGTAGGTAAAGTTTAATACTCATTTTGCCCCTGAATAGTGTGTGTGATATGTGTCTCAAAAGCTACACGAATGTGTACTGATCAACTATCTTTCCAACTTTTGGGTTGGCATCTAAATTCAACAATACAATATTTGTCACATTCTAACAAGGGACAGAAGACCAACTCCACGACGAATGTACATCGGCGATAGTTTTACTGACACTTAATTTCGGTTTAAGAGAGTTCATGGTTGAAATATACTTTTCATGCAACAATCATTTCAAACGTTGGGTTAATGAATCAATGAGCGATACAAATTGCACATGAATCTGTTTCGTCAAGAAACATACGGACATTGAattgattttctttttttccgcaatttttaatttttcaaCAATCTTGTACTTCACGAATGATCTCAGAGAGCCAATGATGACCACTCCAAGTTCCATAGCTCTATTCGGTGCCATTCAACTTCAATGTCACATCTGTTGCAACGTTCCAAGTCGACAGCCTTGAGTGATTCTCATAGATAGCATATTCATCATAGTCGTGTGCAACAAAAAGGAGAATTCGATATGTGATGGTGAATGAACACTCCTAAAACCTATGTGAGATGATTAAGCGCGAGCCGCCTCAATCCGTCTCCTGGCAACCTGTCGTCTGTTGAGTCCGGCAAGGGTGACAGAGGCAGGGACATCGGTGGCCTTCTCAACTTCGGTTTCGCTGGCGCTGAGGATGATCTCGACGTGGCAAGGGTGGCCCTGATAAGGGTTAATACGACCGTGGGCGCGGTATGTGCGGCGGCGGGTTTTCTTGGGGGAGTTTAGGCTGCAAGAAGATTGATAAAATAATAAATGGACGTACGGGAGCCTGTTCCACAACAATGTTTTTGATGGTGAGATCCTCAACATCGATGTTCTTAGCATCGGCATTTGACTCGGCGTTCTTCAACAGACGAGTGATGAATTTAACAGACTTCTCGGGCCAGCGACCTGAATCGAAGGGTTTAAGAGTAAGTCATTACGGAAGAATTATCATGACGCACCTTGGGTGGCCTTGAACTCCTTGGCCTGGCTCGCCCGTCCAACACCACCAGAGAACCTGCGGAAAGGGATGACTCGCTTGTGGTCCTTGACGTCCGAAAGGTAGGCGTAAGCCTTGGTCAACTTAAGACCTGCAGATATTTCAATCAACCACGTTCAACCGTACATCAACTCCTTCATACCAGAAAGGGCAGCAGCAACTTCGCGCATGTTCTTGAAGTGCGTGCGGAGGTACTCGCCACGGGCACGGGCGGCTAAgaatcatcgtcgtcaaTATGAGCTTTCTTCATCGTTTCTGCGAGCATGATCTCACTTTTTTCGGGGTTGGTGGCAAGCGCGGCGGCGGCGTAACGAACTACATGGAAAGACCTATGGTTATTATTGATTCTTCAGCGGAGGGGCAGCAATACTCACCCATCTTGAAGTCTTGAAGTTATCGAGCCCAATTTCCAGAGCCACTATACGTTGGACGGCCATTCCGCGGTGGCTTGAACCTTAATTGTACAGCAGctgtcggagtttgaacaCTAATTTCTCAAAACGTCTTACGTAATCAAGTCCAACCTAATCTTCCGACCATGTTGTGGACACCGTATCTGTTGCTTATGAACATTTTTATTCTCAATTAATCCCAAAATACACCTCTCCGGTTGGAATCATTCCTATTTGTGATCTTCTCTATGATAATACCTGATATCAGCCGGAAGAGTTGAAGCCAAAGAATTTTGTAGTTATTTGACGTGACTGTCTATCAAGCACTACATTACGATGATCATCAATATTATATATCCAATTAGAGTTTGCTGGCTTTTGACAGTATGCGGCCAACAGCTCGTAACAATGTTTTAGATCGTTTGGGTAAGTAACACTGTTATTTGGTTAATAAAATGTAGATTTCAAACTCTAGGTTGTATGACGGATGTCGTTTTAAGACGTTGACGACTGAATACATTTGTTATTCTTCCTGTCCCATGGCGCAAACATGGTTTCAACACACTGCGTCTGTGCGCTTTGCTTCATCAGTGGCACACTGCCTATTTTGGTAAATGTGTATGTGCTTACCATATTTGGACTTGTCAAGATAGCCAGATATCCTGGGACCTGAACTTTCATAAATTCATGTTGTTCATATTCAAAAATAGTTCACCAATGCTTGAATCCATCCGCATCGAAAAAGCCTATAAAGTTGCTAGTAACACTGTTTCACATGCCACCGGAATGTTTTTACTCTACATCGACATTTTCACCGTATCTGTAGTTGTGGGTGCCCCGGCACGTGTCGGCATAGGCGCCCATGGGGATATCGGCCTGATGGTCTAGTAGTATGATTCCTTGTTAGGGCGCGTAAACGCATCGTATCGAGGAGGTCCCGGGTTCAATTCCCGGTTAGGCCCTGAGCGCATATTTTTGGTTCAGTAAGTTGCATCGGGCTTGTTAGAAATCGGAACTCGGAAGAATGTAAAGACACAAGCGCTTAGCCATTTAATGGCCTGATGGTCTAGTAGTATGATTCCTTGTTAGGGCTCCAACCCATAATCGAGGAGGTCCCGGGTTCAATTCCCGGTCAGGCCCACAGTATTCTTTCCTTGTTGAAAGGAGAAGCCTTATTAAAGGCATTTTTTAACTGTTGAAAAAGCGTATAGTTGAAACTTGGAAGTTTTATGACCCTTGGGACTGGTGTTGAAAAGCGGATGGCTGAAGGCCTTATTTTAACAGTGAGATTTCGAAAACAAGCGTATAGTTGACAGTTGGGAAGTTGTATCACGCTTGGAACTCATGTGTCATTCAAATTATTATTGTACATTATCCTACGCTAGTCCTACAACATCCAAGAATATATGAAAAGATAAATAACCGAATCTCCAAGTACATTTGCCACACAACATGCACCAAACAAAAGAGTTCTTAGAGCTCTACATCAAATCCGACAATTTTTTGCAAAGGCTCAAGTGTGATCATTGGTTGCTCCACCGCCGGCTTAGTTTGGGCTGGGAGGGCGTCTatatcgtcatcttcgtccgatTCGTCGCTCTCTGATTGTCCACGAGATTTACCAGCTCGTCCGAATACACTCATGCGAATCGTGTCAGTCCGCGGCGGTTTATAGGACGGAGAAGGTTTTAGTCTCTTCGCGGCGTCAGAGAGTGCAGCCACTAGATCTTCATTTAGTTCTTGATTAAAAAGCTCCACAATGTAGCGGCGGACAGGAAGGCGATAACGCTGCGTCGACATTATATGCAAAGCTCTGTAGAACATCTCTGGTGAAGAAAATATGGCGCGGGTTTCAGGGCGAGACTTTATTCTACTCGGTCTGACGTTAACATTGATATGTGTAACGGTAAGATTGAACTTACCTGGCTAATGACCGTGATGCTGCATTGGCGATTACAGTGTTAGCCAGATTCTGGATAGCGGTAATCGTTTCAATCTCTGGTTCAGATATTGGGAGTAGAAGCCGATTATCGGGTTTACTGGGTGTCGTGGCCTTCCATGGGGGTAACTGCAGACCCTTTCATCAACGAAGTCACAAAGCAAGCGATTAAATTACTTACAAAGataaatctgtcaatgtcgGCTGGAATACAGAGTCCTGTAGGCATCCCAAGAGGAGACAAAGTTGCTTCCCAATTATAATCATCAAGGATTTCAGCACCTTGAGATGTAGATGAAATAAGGCCCAGGATGAAGAAACACGTTCTAGTGGCTGCGTTAGCAACAGTTAGATATTTCATGGGATCGAACACACCCTCTGACCGAAGGAATGGGAGAATTTTCTGCAATTTCTAGAATGGCTGGtatgatttcttcttcttcgcagAAGTGCAGACCTCCTTCGGTTGCACCCACATTGCCCTGCATTACGTGAGCATCAATGTGATTAGGAAACATGTATACATACTACTGCCCACAAGATACTCTTCAGCTTGAGAATAAGGTCTACATCTTCGTTTTCGTGACTGTGATGCTTGATAAATTGTGCAAATTCCGAAAAGTGGCCCTTCTCTTGGAGAACCTGGCACCCGAGTTCGGTCTTGGCCATTTCTCCGTAGAAATGAGCGGGAACTGTTCCATCAAACTCACTGGGGTATTCTAAGTATTTGTGTTTCAAACCTAATAACAACGGTCGACTCACAGAAGATCATCGGCGTCGTCAGAGTTTGAAAGATTGAACACCTTTGAAAGAAAGACCTCCACTTCTACAACGTAATCAATGTTGCGTTCCTAATTCAAAATGTAAATTATTAGTCGTTAAAGAGTACCTTCAACGTCCGCTTACGTTGAACCAAGATTCCATTTCCCGGTCAATATATCCTGCGTCATATAAGTAACGGAAGCCCATAGGTGTAGACATAAATCTGAAGTCGTTATAATGAGcaatttgatgaaatggTCAAGGGAAACACACACTTCAGCAATAGTCGATGGCCAATGTCGCCTAAATGGTCCATCGTAGGCTGCATCTCAACCACTAATTGCAGAATTTCTTTCGAGTCACAAGCTTCTTCCAGATACTCTACTGCGAGTTCGCAGACTTCAGGGGCAGGGTCGTACAGTTGAGTCAGGAGAAGGCGCAATGTCCAAGCGTTTGCATTTGGAGATGATCTGATTAAGGAACCTAGATGCTTCGTCGCATACAATCTGATATGCTGTGCAAAGATTACAGACTGGCTTTCAGGCGCGAATAAGTGCAAGTACCTTGTAGCTTGAAGTAAGGGCTTTGGATAACACTATCCGAGGATGTCCATCACTGAAGAAGAGATATGAAGAAGGGACGCTGAACAAGTCCAAGGTTTACGCACATGCTATAATCCAGGTTCTCGATAATGCCTTTAATCAAGTCTTCCCTACTTCTAAGTTCGCTCAGATGGTAAAATGCGGTAAACACTTTGAATTTCTCCAAAAGCCTTGAAAACAATTCAAACACGGAGCATTTGGGAAACAGGTAGACGTACTCAATGCCATCTTTAAATTTGCTCAAAGTGCCGAGCATTTCCAGGTAACCATAGGTAAGTGTCTCAGCCACGCGCTTTTTGGAGAAGATTGGATCAGAGTCTGGTACTCCATTAAACTAATGAATGTGTCAGACAACTTGCCATCTGCAAAGTCAGTGACTTACAGGATCTAGCTGAGCGAAACTCTTGACTATCTGAGTCAAGAACTGATCTTCTGTTGAAAGATATCTGACACCATCAGGGCTTGCCATTAGAGTTGTTAGCAGGGAGCACCCTAGGCGCACCCAGCGTGTGCTTGCCTTACATCATCTTTCAGAATCAAACACAAGTTAGATTTACACAAGCTTACCCGCGTCCTTTTTATGTCGGAGAACCTGTGACTGAAAGGGTGGAAAAAGGACATCAGCCGTCGAACGAATCTTGACACTTTGATGGCCTCTTCCATCCGCTTGGGATTCAGCAAAGGACCTTCGATGAGTTCTTGCAAGGTATCAAAATTCCATTTCAAATGATCTTTTGTGGTCATGACCTATAGAAATGAGGCATGATTATGTCAGGAACTAGATTTCGAAACATACCAGAGTTTCCAACAGTGAAGCTTGGAAGGTTTTATCATCCATTTGCATGCTCATTTTAAGTTTGACTTGCTCTACTTGTCTTTGACCGCGGCGAACGGCATCTTCAACCGAGTTGGCTCTGTAAAGAATTAACAGATTGCAATGCAACAGTATGCGGTCAATTCTTGCCTTTGTCGAGATCCCTTAACAGGTGGATTAGGTTCCAATCGCGTTCTGTTGCGGTTAAAGCTATCAATTGCCGACAATGCTGTCGTGCCTACTATCCGGTTCTCTCCTTGTTTGTAGTCTGTTGCCATTAAAAAAACATCCGGCATAGCCTGAAAAGATGAGAATCACGATAATATATGCATATGTATAAGCCAACATACTTGAATTTTAGCTGCCAGTGACAGTGGAAGAACACGGTTTGCCATTGCTAAAACTTCTGCCATTAATAATGTCGCCTTTCGAGTTAA encodes:
- a CDS encoding 60S ribosomal protein L17-A, producing the protein MVRYAAAALATNPEKTARARGEYLRTHFKNMREVAAALSGLKLTKAYAYLSDVKDHKRVIPFRRFSGGVGRASQAKEFKATQGRWPEKSVKFITRLLKNAESNADAKNIDVEDLTIKNIVVEQAPKTRRRTYRAHGRINPYQGHPCHVEIILSASETEVEKATDVPASVTLAGLNRRQVARRRIEAARA
- a CDS encoding Target of rapamycin complex 2 subunit ste20 is translated as MPVTHLAIPSHTSSNVLSTSITSTLVNSPGGEPVFSFAQLEGKPPAEQLDLLNRQLVLENRIKEGAENLLNMGLPDTPRFQVESELETAKSKISAITKRIEIQTSRLRAKRKGRTPNGSATGVKLDDKGGEDFRTALQNATNHIRDLESLTRSESSQSSPLPSSSSSKSNQSAPNDLSHQRIEIMGKLIDILRRNMRVRYELDFGEVLHAILPCFADKCSKQCRAAAYRVVRYSLVDEETVTRLGVSLDWYFLKTLLRDNKHAVEKEQALKLIRAIVEVGTTRRDSETKSGPGIVPLSETVVRSVVAVAEHPEDPFRLICIQTLAEILIIDIDLAARTDVIRFLLHVLGEGPVEITPILASVFLHLVDSPRTRAYLQVGSDLELALTAITDAYGKGPDHADRMRSCAKVVQLMLRTWSGLMFYCADDMRAIRSLINTLQIPSLETREIILDMFFDLLNIKTPAWYQTFIDGRRLTMYRKSRDAADYQPDIERNTQTLKLTDQYLALLVAILTKAGLLQALTAMLEESTTGTNLTRKATLLMAEVLAMANRVLPLSLAAKIQAMPDVFLMATDYKQGENRIVGTTALSAIDSFNRNRTRLEPNPPVKGSRQRANSVEDAVRRGQRQVEQVKLKMSMQMDDKTFQASLLETLVMTTKDHLKWNFDTLQELIEGPLLNPKRMEEAIKVSRFVRRLMSFFHPFSHRFSDIKRTRASTRWVRLGCSLLTTLMASPDGVRYLSTEDQFLTQIVKSFAQLDPFNGVPDSDPIFSKKRVAETLTYGYLEMLGTLSKFKDGIELLEKFKVFTAFYHLSELRSREDLIKGIIENLDYSIDGHPRIVLSKALTSSYKHIRLYATKHLGSLIRSSPNANAWTLRLLLTQLYDPAPEVCELAVEYLEEACDSKEILQLVVEMQPTMDHLGDIGHRLLLKFMSTPMGFRYLYDAGYIDREMESWFNERNIDYVVEVEVFLSKVFNLSNSDDADDLLEFDGTVPAHFYGEMAKTELGCQVLQEKGHFSEFAQFIKHHSHENEDVDLILKLKSILWAVGNVGATEGGLHFCEEEEIIPAILEIAENSPIPSVRGTCFFILGLISSTSQGAEILDDYNWEATLSPLGMPTGLCIPADIDRFIFLPPWKATTPSKPDNRLLLPISEPEIETITAIQNLANTVIANAASRSLARIKSRPETRAIFSSPEMFYRALHIMSTQRYRLPVRRYIVELFNQELNEDLVAALSDAAKRLKPSPSYKPPRTDTIRMSVFGRAGKSRGQSESDESDEDDDIDALPAQTKPAVEQPMITLEPLQKIVGFDVEL